In the Malus domestica chromosome 16, GDT2T_hap1 genome, one interval contains:
- the LOC103403899 gene encoding photosystem I reaction center subunit II, chloroplastic-like → MAMATQASLFTPTPSVPKTTADRTTAPWKQSVSSSFMPPKPLKLSTTRTMRINASAEEKTVTTTKEEAPVGFTPPELDPTTPSPIFGGSTGGLLRKAQEEEFYVITWESPKEQIFEMPTGGAAIMREGPNLLKLARKEQCLALGTRLRSKYKIKYQFYRVFPNGEVQYLHPKDGVYPEKVNPGRQGVGQNFRSIGKNVNPIEVKFTGKQVYDI, encoded by the coding sequence ATGGCCATGGCAACACAAGCCAGCCTCTTCACCCCAACCCCCTCAGTCCCAAAGACCACCGCCGACCGTACAACCGCCCCATGGAAGCAATCAGTCTCCTCCTCCTTCATGCCCCCCAAGCCACTCAAGCTTTCCACCACAAGAACAATGAGGATTAATGCCTCCGCTGAAGAGAAAACCGTAACCACCACGAAAGAGGAGGCTCCGGTAGGATTCACCCCACCCGAGCTGGACCCAACAACTCCCTCGCCGATCTTTGGCGGCAGCACCGGCGGGCTGTTGAGGAAAGCGCAGGAGGAAGAGTTTTACGTGATCACATGGGAGTCACCAAAGGAGCAGATTTTTGAGATGCCGACCGGCGGAGCAGCCATCATGAGGGAGGGTCCTAACTTGTTGAAACTGGCTAGGAAAGAGCAGTGCTTGGCTCTTGGGACAAGGCTGAGGTCAAAGTACAAGATTAAGTACCAGTTTTACAGGGTTTTCCCTAACGGGGAGGTCCAATACTTGCACCCCAAGGATGGTGTGTACCCTGAGAAGGTGAACCCTGGGCGCCAAGGGGTTGGCCAGAACTTTAGGTCGATTGGGAAGAATGTCAACCCAATTGAGGTCAAGTTCACCGGCAAGCAAGTCTATGACATATGA